A genomic stretch from Sphingobacterium sp. ML3W includes:
- a CDS encoding RNA polymerase sigma-70 factor has translation MDKYKILSDSELVSLLKHGDREAFAEIYDRYSMMIYYKVNQMLRDENASKDLVQDLFTSIWEKCDLIRDNVGISSYLYVAARNRVLNYIQRGKTKSDYLTEIGKYSLQVNDETLEKIDEKDLMLLLTSEIARLPAKMREVFELSRLEDLSHREIAERLNLSESTVKKQVQNALKILKVRLSNYNSLGILLLIFLRDN, from the coding sequence ATGGATAAGTATAAAATTTTGTCAGACAGTGAACTTGTTTCTTTGCTCAAACATGGAGATAGGGAAGCTTTTGCCGAAATTTACGATCGATACAGCATGATGATTTATTATAAGGTAAATCAAATGCTTCGTGATGAGAATGCGTCCAAAGATCTGGTACAAGATCTATTTACATCAATATGGGAAAAGTGCGATTTGATTAGGGACAACGTTGGTATCTCATCTTACTTATATGTGGCCGCTCGCAATCGCGTCCTCAACTATATTCAAAGAGGAAAAACAAAAAGCGATTACCTTACTGAAATTGGAAAGTACAGCCTTCAGGTGAATGATGAAACATTAGAAAAAATAGACGAGAAGGATCTGATGCTATTACTAACAAGTGAAATAGCCAGACTGCCTGCTAAAATGCGAGAAGTCTTTGAACTGAGCAGATTGGAGGATTTGTCTCATCGTGAAATTGCAGAAAGACTAAATTTGAGCGAATCCACCGTGAAAAAGCAAGTTCAAAACGCATTAAAAATTCTTAAAGTTAGACTGTCGAATTATAATTCTCTAGGGATACTGCTGCTGATCTTTTTAAGAGACAACTGA
- a CDS encoding sialidase family protein yields MKIIYALLLCAFVSVVGQAFAQSDRSELLSDVRAFEVSACKPSKNGIVTVWMEKRPSRKDNSEEAADMQVAYRASDNNGRTWSAKGIIDLPNTFATGNPFVCNNQKGDTYVVCMHIGQDFFSGNISLYEFDFNTKVFNLKSVPIKSSDNLLDKPSIVCHGDEIHLVYVAYTKNFKNAVKYQVSKDKGATWTEPVNVFTDQTINYLGPAMSLVKGNQLLISAGSYGSKGIFLTRRIADDEKVRFETAKVVGSISKRLGSAMTELTTRGNDLVLSWQNPHQRNEVWLSMSRNAGESWSSPHLITSTGNLLSTAFGNDGGIHCIYSDFSDQKFSVNYRALKDNYSVAKEMYLAKPIVSNTFKEYLGAYQKLLVQNKELFAFWIDYPNNSTLKFTKWKL; encoded by the coding sequence ATGAAAATAATATACGCACTTTTATTGTGTGCGTTTGTTTCGGTAGTCGGGCAAGCCTTTGCACAGTCGGATAGATCAGAGCTCCTGAGCGATGTTAGGGCATTCGAGGTAAGTGCATGTAAACCATCAAAGAACGGTATCGTTACTGTATGGATGGAAAAACGTCCCTCCCGGAAAGATAATAGTGAAGAGGCAGCCGATATGCAGGTTGCCTATCGCGCATCAGATAACAATGGTCGGACCTGGTCGGCAAAAGGAATAATTGATCTGCCAAATACCTTCGCCACTGGGAATCCTTTTGTGTGTAATAACCAAAAAGGAGATACCTATGTCGTCTGCATGCATATCGGGCAGGATTTTTTTTCCGGAAATATTTCTTTGTATGAATTTGATTTCAATACCAAAGTTTTTAATCTGAAATCAGTGCCAATTAAGAGCAGTGATAATCTGCTAGACAAACCTTCTATTGTATGCCACGGAGATGAAATCCATTTGGTTTACGTTGCCTATACTAAAAACTTTAAAAATGCTGTGAAATATCAAGTGTCCAAAGACAAGGGCGCTACCTGGACAGAACCCGTTAATGTGTTTACTGATCAAACAATTAATTATTTAGGACCAGCGATGTCCTTGGTCAAGGGAAACCAGCTTTTAATTTCGGCGGGTTCATATGGTAGTAAAGGAATTTTTCTAACCAGGAGAATCGCTGATGACGAAAAAGTAAGATTTGAGACAGCAAAGGTTGTAGGCAGCATATCTAAGAGACTTGGCTCAGCAATGACGGAATTAACGACCCGGGGCAATGATCTTGTATTAAGCTGGCAAAATCCACATCAGCGAAATGAGGTATGGTTATCCATGAGTCGAAATGCAGGGGAGTCGTGGTCTAGCCCACATCTGATCACTTCTACTGGAAATCTTCTTTCTACTGCTTTTGGCAATGATGGCGGTATCCATTGTATCTATTCGGATTTCAGTGACCAAAAGTTTTCTGTTAACTACAGAGCACTAAAGGATAACTATTCCGTGGCGAAGGAGATGTATTTAGCAAAGCCGATAGTATCGAATACTTTTAAAGAATATCTGGGTGCTTATCAAAAACTCCTTGTTCAGAATAAGGAGCTTTTCGCCTTTTGGATAGATTATCCCAATAATAGTACATTGAAATTTACAAAATGGAAACTATAG
- a CDS encoding PKD-like family lipoprotein gives MKSISFMLVFFVALNFWSCKEEKFQPYNDIEEISVASPQDTAIVLAQLQNLVIRPQLKGANPNKQYTYQWRLYVGESYQILATTKDLDIKVELAVDDYTIQFLATDPTTDIKAISQLYSLKVTGAFPEGWLVGNNLNGKGQMSFIRTADQQVFYNPIADINGTAYPEKLVAAVSAVVPTAFFGSFKQLFYFTENGLRVFDAETMLQTMDLNEYFYNSKSFSKIPAYGANAYNIDQYLIHDGDVYAANGTDFGSNTDFGKFSDRFEGDYSMFPFVFPDASFTTYFYDNKHKRFMSATYQGRELTIPSRLTSNGQYNINNIQKTMLGSDLTLSNNYLSLMEDGGQAYIYAFRLRSTSSILGGYYTQLSGAQELDQFTGFAAASDVERGYYSSKSKIFKVSAANGIVTELYRLAAGAEIVDLKMLKSGPDANRQLVIAVNKGTSGEVHCIFLNEFGDIDSSRKEIVYTGFGQITNISYRKAS, from the coding sequence ATGAAAAGTATAAGTTTTATGCTGGTATTTTTTGTGGCACTTAATTTTTGGAGCTGCAAAGAAGAAAAATTCCAGCCTTATAATGATATCGAGGAAATCTCAGTTGCGTCTCCTCAAGACACGGCCATCGTACTTGCCCAGTTGCAAAATCTGGTCATTCGGCCTCAATTAAAAGGGGCAAACCCCAATAAGCAGTATACCTATCAATGGCGATTGTATGTGGGCGAATCCTATCAGATTTTGGCCACAACGAAGGATCTGGATATCAAAGTCGAATTAGCCGTAGATGATTATACCATTCAATTTCTGGCTACCGACCCTACTACCGATATTAAAGCAATTAGTCAACTTTATTCTTTAAAAGTGACAGGTGCTTTTCCCGAAGGCTGGTTAGTGGGCAACAATCTAAATGGAAAAGGGCAAATGTCATTTATTAGAACTGCTGACCAACAAGTATTCTACAACCCGATAGCAGATATCAATGGGACTGCCTATCCCGAAAAACTTGTCGCTGCGGTATCAGCTGTTGTACCGACAGCATTTTTTGGAAGTTTTAAGCAGCTATTTTATTTTACGGAGAATGGCCTACGCGTTTTCGACGCCGAAACAATGTTGCAGACAATGGACCTAAACGAGTACTTCTATAATAGTAAGAGCTTCTCCAAAATTCCGGCTTATGGTGCCAATGCCTATAATATTGATCAGTATCTAATCCACGACGGCGATGTTTATGCTGCCAATGGTACCGATTTTGGTTCAAATACAGATTTTGGAAAATTCTCTGATCGTTTTGAAGGTGATTATTCGATGTTCCCTTTTGTATTTCCGGATGCGTCCTTTACGACATATTTCTATGACAACAAACACAAGCGTTTTATGTCGGCTACCTATCAAGGGCGTGAGCTTACGATCCCTTCTCGTTTGACAAGCAACGGGCAATATAATATCAATAATATTCAGAAGACCATGCTGGGGAGTGACCTGACGCTCAGCAACAATTATCTAAGCCTAATGGAAGATGGTGGTCAAGCCTATATTTATGCCTTCCGACTGAGATCAACCTCAAGTATTTTGGGAGGATATTATACGCAATTAAGCGGAGCCCAGGAACTCGATCAGTTCACAGGATTTGCTGCAGCTTCGGATGTTGAAAGAGGATATTATTCTTCGAAGAGCAAAATTTTTAAGGTTTCCGCAGCCAATGGAATCGTGACCGAATTATACAGATTGGCAGCTGGGGCTGAAATCGTCGATCTTAAAATGCTAAAGTCAGGTCCAGATGCAAACCGGCAACTTGTGATTGCGGTCAACAAAGGAACATCTGGTGAGGTACACTGTATTTTTCTGAATGAGTTTGGTGATATCGACAGCAGTAGAAAAGAAATAGTATATACTGGCTTTGGGCAGATTACAAACATTAGCTATCGTAAAGCTTCTTAG
- a CDS encoding TlpA disulfide reductase family protein yields MKKIILTAFSAFLLFTAKAQQANTIRQRLSELNTITDPTALTAKLKELQQGTVEENYLVAYSYYSSKGMAEQADNLQNEILKKFPKGRLALQQKIQEIGEISDLDGRDKSFVALYKEYPDENFGFLTYSLSQDFAARGDDAKMRFYADIYGKGATDGKGNPIAKDAIYAMMAGSMVKANPELAAGYLKYGVDAAKASLAEMKASSSPDPNLLSRAQNNYFAVLTNYVTALSNGKDAEKGYQEGQKAYLALQEDKTADPRSLKYLEGAYVQTLIKTKRFKEALPYLENAVKEDHANQAMMEQLKTAYIAVNGSDSGYQGYESNLLVIQEEKLQAEIAKMAINKPAPDFELKDVDGNLVKLSDLKGKVVVLDFWATWCGPCKASFPAMQKAVDKYKNDPNVKFLFLHTWEKGSGDPTTNAKKYVTDNEYSFEVLMDLRDPKTNASAVASAYKVDGIPTKIIIDTHGQIRFSTSGFGADADKAVRELSNMITFAKKG; encoded by the coding sequence ATGAAAAAAATCATATTAACAGCATTTTCAGCATTCTTGCTGTTTACTGCAAAAGCACAACAAGCTAATACTATCAGACAAAGGTTGTCAGAGTTAAATACAATTACGGATCCGACAGCTTTGACTGCAAAATTAAAAGAGCTGCAACAGGGAACAGTCGAGGAAAATTATCTTGTAGCCTATAGTTATTATTCATCCAAAGGTATGGCGGAACAAGCCGACAATCTTCAAAATGAAATTCTCAAGAAGTTTCCAAAAGGACGACTTGCCCTACAGCAAAAAATACAGGAGATAGGTGAGATTTCCGATCTTGACGGTAGAGACAAGAGTTTTGTGGCGCTTTATAAAGAATATCCCGATGAAAACTTTGGTTTTCTGACCTATTCGCTGAGTCAGGATTTCGCCGCTAGGGGCGATGATGCCAAGATGCGTTTCTATGCAGATATCTATGGAAAGGGAGCTACAGATGGAAAAGGAAATCCCATTGCGAAAGATGCTATTTATGCCATGATGGCCGGATCCATGGTTAAGGCCAACCCTGAGCTGGCAGCAGGCTATTTAAAGTATGGCGTAGATGCTGCAAAGGCATCTTTGGCGGAAATGAAAGCAAGCTCAAGTCCTGATCCTAATCTTTTGTCACGTGCCCAAAATAACTATTTTGCTGTTCTGACTAATTATGTTACAGCTTTGTCTAACGGTAAGGATGCGGAAAAAGGATATCAGGAAGGGCAAAAGGCATATTTGGCGCTCCAAGAAGATAAGACAGCTGATCCCCGTTCGTTAAAATATCTGGAGGGAGCCTATGTACAGACGCTGATCAAGACCAAGAGGTTTAAAGAAGCGTTGCCCTATCTAGAGAATGCGGTTAAAGAAGATCACGCCAATCAGGCGATGATGGAGCAACTTAAAACTGCTTATATCGCTGTAAATGGCTCTGATTCGGGTTATCAAGGCTACGAAAGTAATTTACTGGTTATCCAAGAAGAAAAGCTTCAGGCCGAAATCGCAAAAATGGCAATTAATAAACCTGCACCTGATTTTGAGTTAAAAGACGTTGACGGCAATCTTGTGAAGCTTAGTGACCTGAAAGGAAAAGTGGTGGTACTTGATTTTTGGGCCACTTGGTGCGGGCCGTGTAAAGCCTCATTTCCCGCTATGCAAAAAGCGGTAGATAAATACAAAAATGATCCCAATGTCAAGTTTTTATTTTTGCATACCTGGGAAAAAGGTAGCGGCGATCCAACAACTAATGCAAAAAAATATGTAACCGATAATGAATATTCATTTGAAGTATTAATGGATTTGCGCGATCCGAAAACAAATGCGAGTGCTGTCGCATCAGCATATAAGGTAGATGGCATCCCTACCAAAATTATTATTGATACACATGGGCAGATACGTTTCAGTACTTCAGGTTTTGGTGCCGATGCTGATAAGGCGGTGAGAGAACTGTCCAATATGATCACGTTCGCAAAAAAGGGCTAA